A single genomic interval of Salvelinus namaycush isolate Seneca chromosome 41, SaNama_1.0, whole genome shotgun sequence harbors:
- the LOC120034429 gene encoding complement C1q tumor necrosis factor-related protein 1-like, with translation MFDRLLLLSPVLLFLPLVIPVPPPGNASPAPCRLCCDDLEPQEGPPAPQMGDQKSVLNQIPEVRTFINMTILKGDKGNRGDRGTPGKSGEEGAPGSRGPMGPKGTKGQAGPPGDPFKTQDAAFSVGRRKSLHSVDYYQALVFDTEFVNLHGHFDMFKGKFYCYVPGIYFFNVNIHTWNFKETYLHIMRNDKEQAIVYAQPSERSIMQSQSLMLPLELNDEVWVRLYKRERENAVYSDDVDVYITFNRYLIKPTLE, from the exons ATGTTTGACCGCCTCCTCCTCCTGAGCCCCGTCCTCCTTTTCCTCCCCCTGGTCATCCCTGTCCCACCCCCGGGAAATGCCTCTCCTGCCCCCTGCCGCCTCTGCTGTGATGACCTGGAGCCACAGGAGGGCCCCCCAGCCCCTCAGATGGGGGACCAAAAGAGTGTCCTGAACCAGATACCTGAAGTCCGCACCTTCATCAACATGACCATCCTCAAAG GGGACAAGGGAAACCGCGGGGACAGGGGGACACCTGGGAAGTCTGGTGAGGAAGGCGCTCCTGGATCCCGAGGGCCAATGGGCCCCAAAGGAACCAAGGGCCAGGCGGGCCCCCCAGGGGACCCCTTCAAGACCCAGGACGCAGCCTTCTCGGTGGGGCGTCGCAAGTCCCTCCACAGCGTGGACTACTACCAGGCCCTGGTGTTCGACACAGAGTTCGTCAACCTCCACGGCCACTTCGACATGTTCAAAGGAAAGTTCTACTGCTACGTCCCTGGGATTTACTTCTTCAACGTCAACATCCACACCTGGAACTTTAAAGAGACCTACCTGCACATCATGAGGAATGACAAGGAGCAGGCCATTGTGTACGCCCAGCCCAGCGAGAGGTCCATCATGCAAAGCCAGAGCCTTATGTTGCCCCTTGAGCTCAATGACGAGGTGTGGGTCCGGCTGtacaagagggagagggagaacgcTGTGTATAGTGACGATGTGGATGTGTACATCACCTTCAACAGATACCTCATCAAGCCCACCCTGGAGTGA